In a single window of the Amycolatopsis sp. cg5 genome:
- a CDS encoding TIGR03086 family metal-binding protein: MSEGPVTDQLAAAEATLKICVATLHRLGPDDGTRQTPCADFNVDQVVEHLLGSLSSLSAIAGKPLETPADGTHEARVAASGRHAIDAWRARGLDGVVQAGPVERDAALTAAIMSLELLVHAWDVEVALGRTLDVSDQLCSYVLEQARQVVIPPMRAGRFGPEVAAPEDATGLERLIAFTGRTA; this comes from the coding sequence ATGTCCGAAGGCCCCGTGACCGATCAACTGGCCGCCGCCGAAGCCACGCTGAAGATCTGCGTCGCGACGCTGCACCGGCTCGGCCCCGACGACGGCACCCGGCAGACGCCCTGCGCCGATTTCAACGTCGACCAGGTCGTCGAGCACCTGCTCGGCTCACTGTCCAGCCTCAGCGCGATAGCGGGCAAGCCGCTGGAGACACCCGCCGACGGCACGCACGAGGCCAGGGTCGCCGCCTCCGGGCGGCACGCGATCGACGCCTGGCGAGCCCGCGGGCTCGACGGTGTCGTCCAGGCCGGTCCCGTCGAACGCGACGCCGCGCTGACCGCGGCCATCATGTCGCTCGAACTGCTCGTGCACGCCTGGGACGTGGAGGTCGCGCTCGGCCGCACGCTCGACGTGAGCGATCAGCTCTGCTCGTACGTGCTCGAGCAGGCGCGGCAGGTCGTCATTCCCCCGATGCGCGCGGGCCGCTTCGGTCCCGAGGTGGCCGCGCCCGAAGACGCGACCGGTCTCGAACGCCTCATCGCGTTCACCGGCCGCACTGCCTGA
- a CDS encoding ArsR/SmtB family transcription factor, translating to MDALAVVAEPRRRAILRLVWDAERSAGEVAEHFDVTFGAVSQHLGVLRKAGLVSVRKDGTRRFYRANREALGPLVHWLEQMWATELDRLAELAEAAEREETA from the coding sequence ATGGACGCATTGGCCGTGGTCGCCGAACCCCGCCGCCGCGCGATCCTGCGGCTGGTCTGGGACGCCGAGCGGTCAGCGGGCGAGGTCGCGGAGCACTTCGACGTCACCTTCGGTGCGGTTTCGCAGCATCTCGGGGTGTTGCGCAAGGCCGGACTCGTCAGCGTCCGCAAGGATGGGACGCGCCGGTTCTACCGGGCCAACCGTGAAGCGCTGGGCCCGCTGGTGCACTGGCTGGAGCAGATGTGGGCCACCGAGCTCGACCGGCTCGCCGAGCTGGCCGAAGCGGCCGAGCGTGAGGAGACGGCGTGA
- a CDS encoding SRPBCC domain-containing protein, with product MTPEVVVERRINASQATVFSFFTDSARWLSWMGVEAELDPRPGGVFRMLVRGDDMAAGEFVIVEPHSHIVFTWGWEAEGSPVPPGSSTVDITLEADGAATNLRLRHRGLPVEMFAEHGKGWNHYLDRLVVRGDGRDPGTDEGYPA from the coding sequence GTGACGCCGGAGGTGGTGGTCGAACGGCGTATCAACGCCTCGCAAGCCACGGTCTTCTCGTTCTTCACCGACAGCGCGCGCTGGCTGTCCTGGATGGGCGTCGAAGCCGAGCTCGACCCGCGACCCGGCGGCGTCTTCCGCATGCTCGTGCGCGGCGACGACATGGCGGCCGGCGAGTTCGTGATCGTCGAGCCGCACAGTCACATCGTCTTCACCTGGGGCTGGGAGGCCGAGGGCAGCCCGGTGCCGCCGGGCAGCAGCACCGTCGACATCACGTTGGAAGCCGACGGCGCCGCCACGAACCTGCGCCTGCGTCACCGCGGGCTGCCGGTCGAGATGTTCGCCGAGCACGGCAAGGGCTGGAACCACTACCTCGACCGGCTCGTCGTCCGCGGCGACGGCCGCGATCCGGGAACCGACGAGGGTTACCCCGCCTAG